The Arachis ipaensis cultivar K30076 chromosome B07, Araip1.1, whole genome shotgun sequence genome includes a window with the following:
- the LOC107608400 gene encoding uncharacterized protein LOC107608400, with protein sequence MKEAAAIPYNLRCHGRVVGDRYLRPRQVQVDYSSKRRRSRRRRGTEAEEVFLRKMRFKFIETTFPYPLAAMKHYNHGLKEEEQYEVTGTRGKVCRYFKKLGYIRLMHFIAEPKYTKNMPNASEDTAKHFYARVHQMPNRETHVDYCKVQEKPSPRGPFLHEVVPLCCETCGLKDLKALESKSLELSAEGEGGKEEYWNGYHTSTPPKLIVARRNPEFIAKQAAGRKKKR encoded by the exons ATGAAAGAAGCAGCAGCAATACCATACAATTTAAGATGTCATGGTCGTGTAGTTGGCGACCGCTATTTGAGGCCTAGACAAGTCCAGGTTGATTATAGCTCCAAGAGACGTCGGTCCAGACGCAG GCGAGGCACTGAAGCTGAAGAAGT ATTTCTAAGGAAAATGAGATTTAAATTTATTGAGACTACGTTTCCTTATCCATTAGCTGCAATGAAACACTACAACCATGGGCTAAAAGAG GAAGAGCAATATGAGGTTACTGGTACTCGTGGAAAAGTGTGCCGTTATTTCAAAAAACTTGGCTATATACGCCTAATGCACTTTATAGCTGAGcctaaatatactaaaaacatgccCAATGCATCAGAGGATACCGCTAAGCACTTTTATGCCAGAGTTCATCAAATGCCTAATCGTGAAACTCATGTGGATTactgtaaagtgcaagaaaaacCCTCACCACGTG GTCCTTTTCTCCATGAAGTCGTTCCCTTGTGCTGTGAAACTTGTGGTCTTAAGGATCTGAAAGCCCTTGAGTCAAAATCATTGGAATTGAG TGCTGAAGGTGAAGGAGGAAAGGAGGAGTATTGGAA TGGTTATCACACCTCCACTCCTCCAAAACTTATTGTGGCACGCAGAAACCCAGAGTTCATAGCAAAACAAGCCGCCGGGAGAAAGAAAAAACGTTGA